The sequence below is a genomic window from Flagellimonas marinaquae.
TATGGTAATAATTGATACCTAAGTTCAATAAACTCTCTCACAATATCGGTGATTTCATCTCCGAAGGACCAAGGTTCTTGATCGCCGTGATCGCCGCTGGAGTGTACCCTGCAAAATGGGTGGAAAACGGCTAGCTGGATCCATCGGGCAAATAGTTCCCCATTGGGTTGCTCCGCAAATCCACCAATATCGGAACCAACAAAGGAATACCCGCTCATGCTCATGCGTTGCATTTGCACATTGGCAATCCATAAATGTTCCCAAGTGGCCACATTATCGCCGGTCCATGTAGCGCAATATCTCTGGGTTCCGGAATAGGCGGCGCGGGTAAGAACAAACGGTCTGCGGGGGAACATATATTTTTTTATTCCTTCGTAAGTAGCGCGAACCATTTGCATACCGTAGACATTATGGGCTTTTCTGTGGCTGCAAGGATGACCATCATAATCATGACGTACGTCCAAATTTGCCGTTTTGCTGGGGACCTCCATGATCGCGGGTTCGTTCATATCGTTCCAAACTCCGCTTACTCCTAGGTCCGCAATCATTTCTTTATAAAGGTCGGCCCACCATTCCCTAACATCCGGATGGGTAAAATCGGGGAAATTACAGGGACCGGGCCATACTTTTCCCTTAAATAGCGGACCATCTGCCCTGCGACAAAAATATCCCTTCTCCATAGCTTGTTGATACACCCAATAATCGCGATCTATCTTGATCCCGGGGTCGATCATGGTCACCACCTTAAAACCATCTTCACCTAAATCATCGATCATTTTTTTAGGGTCGGGAAAGTGGTTTTTGTCCCATGTAAAACATCTAAAACCATCCATATAATCGATATCCAGATAAATGGCATCACAAGGAATGTTCAATTTTCGAAAGTTGGATGCGATATCCCGGACCTTTTGTTCGGGATAATAGCTCCATTTCGATTGATGAAACCCCAATGCCCAAAGTGGGGGCAGTTCTGGCAATCCGGTTAAATCGGTATAGGATTCCACCACATCGCACATTTTAGGACCATAGAAAAAGTAATAGTTCATTTCACCACCATCGGCCCAATAGCTTGTTACATTTCTGCGTTCGCCAGCGAAATCGAAATAAGTACTAAAAGAGTTATCAAAAAATATTCCGTAGGCTTTACTTTCTTTAAGACCAATGTAAAAAGGAATGGATTTGTACAGTGGTTCTTGGTCCTTTCCGTAGGCATAGGTATCCGTAACCCAGTTGTTCACCCGTTTTCCCTTAAGGTTGGTGTGCGATGCCTTATCCCCCATTCCGTAATAACTTTCACCTGCATGGCAAACTTTGCTCATTTTTACCACATTGCCGCCATAATCGAAATTTTCTTCCCAATGAAAACCGAGTTCATCCTCCGAGATCACCAGATCGGCCATATCAACGATTTTTACCTTTAGGTTGGTCTTGTTGATATGTATCTTGATTTTGGATGTAATTACGATATACTCCGGCACCTCGTCCTGGATTTTAAGCTCATTATATCCAAGGT
It includes:
- a CDS encoding glycoside hydrolase family 31 protein, whose amino-acid sequence is MITNTEIVRTGNQFPNHIVDFKQENDKFYFTTQNGVILQLTILRDSVVRFRYATEHVFEPDFSYAISEDVNLGYNELKIQDEVPEYIVITSKIKIHINKTNLKVKIVDMADLVISEDELGFHWEENFDYGGNVVKMSKVCHAGESYYGMGDKASHTNLKGKRVNNWVTDTYAYGKDQEPLYKSIPFYIGLKESKAYGIFFDNSFSTYFDFAGERRNVTSYWADGGEMNYYFFYGPKMCDVVESYTDLTGLPELPPLWALGFHQSKWSYYPEQKVRDIASNFRKLNIPCDAIYLDIDYMDGFRCFTWDKNHFPDPKKMIDDLGEDGFKVVTMIDPGIKIDRDYWVYQQAMEKGYFCRRADGPLFKGKVWPGPCNFPDFTHPDVREWWADLYKEMIADLGVSGVWNDMNEPAIMEVPSKTANLDVRHDYDGHPCSHRKAHNVYGMQMVRATYEGIKKYMFPRRPFVLTRAAYSGTQRYCATWTGDNVATWEHLWIANVQMQRMSMSGYSFVGSDIGGFAEQPNGELFARWIQLAVFHPFCRVHSSGDHGDQEPWSFGDEITDIVREFIELRYQLLPYLYTMFYNYIKEGFPMLQSLVFYDQDDVQTHFRTDEFIFGKQLLVCPVQEPNSLGRRMYFPKGNWYNYWTDEMVEGGVERWVSAELDRIPLFVKEGAMIPKYPVQQYVGEKEIEKLAIDVYFKSGTENSEVYEDHQEGYDYKKGRYSLRRFKFTGKENELIIQQFKDGNYITPYHNFVMTFHGLPFEIDSVELDNEEVGLDEIKLNGNNTIEVSKDFTELHIFGK